A part of Winslowiella toletana genomic DNA contains:
- the sctF gene encoding type III secretion system needle filament subunit SctF — translation MEFVTNKWAGFLTDTSGKFDSRVVELNSELAAALLALQGDSSDPTLLAKYQSLSSDYQVYRQTQSSVVKSYKDVATAIIANFR, via the coding sequence ATGGAATTTGTCACAAATAAATGGGCCGGTTTTCTGACGGACACATCAGGAAAGTTTGACAGCCGGGTTGTTGAGTTGAATAGCGAACTGGCGGCAGCGCTCCTGGCATTACAGGGTGACTCATCAGATCCCACGCTACTGGCTAAGTATCAGTCCCTTTCCTCTGACTATCAGGTCTATCGTCAGACGCAATCCAGTGTGGTGAAAAGTTACAAAGATGTGGCCACTGCCATTATTGCTAACTTCAGATAA
- a CDS encoding PrgH/EprH family type III secretion apparatus protein — protein MSAEDMKRHYEIRFINTRLAGCEYIIREERTSFVVADRATLAAIQQQSEDPATIYVLDDNITTSFDIVYGSAMLLPLLEMNNDHLRASETINFHQVIDVDGVSFILRPEGSEWQESVEQPQPEQPEEITAAASVAPQPLAAKGAGLKKTIIPLLLLLLAGLAGYYLLQKQDRGQNSQLSLMLAGKPHQFKTFVGGDAAVYVLAPEPMSSVWAWQSLIKNNIANQFTVLSARAEEDKITREINTRWPEVKFHGVRFDDPSRPEIILSLERTKMLNQKELNHIAKKLISLFQWANDFMFSYISDKSVADNAGQELLSIVPDFNTRNNADSVTFSIARELSDSELNALKIFISEFRSRWQGGYVQFDIKLEDNRIKGKSWRYGADSYIKTTADQWYFPPRT, from the coding sequence ATGAGTGCTGAGGATATGAAACGTCATTACGAGATACGTTTCATAAATACCCGTTTGGCGGGATGTGAGTATATCATTCGTGAGGAGAGGACCTCCTTCGTGGTCGCCGATCGCGCTACTCTGGCCGCTATCCAGCAGCAATCAGAGGATCCCGCCACCATTTATGTGCTGGACGACAATATCACTACCAGTTTCGATATCGTCTATGGTTCCGCAATGTTGCTGCCGCTGTTGGAGATGAACAATGATCACCTGCGCGCCAGTGAAACGATCAATTTTCATCAGGTTATTGATGTTGATGGTGTCAGTTTTATCTTGCGGCCTGAAGGGAGTGAATGGCAGGAGAGTGTTGAGCAGCCGCAACCTGAACAGCCTGAGGAGATAACGGCTGCAGCTTCAGTGGCGCCGCAGCCCCTGGCCGCAAAAGGCGCGGGGCTTAAAAAGACCATTATTCCACTATTGTTGTTACTACTGGCAGGGCTGGCAGGGTATTACCTGCTGCAGAAGCAGGACAGGGGACAGAACAGCCAGTTGTCACTAATGCTGGCAGGTAAACCGCATCAGTTTAAAACTTTTGTCGGCGGTGATGCTGCAGTCTATGTACTGGCCCCCGAGCCGATGAGCAGTGTCTGGGCCTGGCAATCACTGATTAAAAATAATATTGCTAACCAGTTCACCGTTCTTTCCGCCAGAGCAGAAGAAGATAAAATTACTCGTGAAATCAATACCCGCTGGCCAGAGGTAAAGTTCCATGGCGTACGCTTTGACGACCCATCCAGACCCGAAATTATTCTTAGTCTGGAGCGGACGAAAATGCTTAACCAGAAAGAGCTGAATCATATTGCCAAAAAACTTATTTCACTCTTTCAGTGGGCCAACGATTTTATGTTTAGTTATATCAGTGATAAAAGCGTTGCTGACAATGCCGGGCAGGAATTATTAAGTATTGTGCCAGATTTTAATACCAGAAATAATGCTGATAGCGTCACATTTTCAATAGCCAGAGAGCTGAGTGACAGTGAGCTGAATGCGTTGAAAATATTTATCAGTGAGTTCAGATCCAGATGGCAAGGCGGTTATGTTCAGTTTGATATTAAACTTGAGGATAACCGCATAAAAGGAAAGTCCTGGCGCTATGGTGCTGATAGCTATATCAAAACAACCGCCGATCAATGGTATTTTCCACCACGAACATAA
- a CDS encoding phosphopantetheine-binding protein — protein sequence MSIYAGVDERELRERIKQIIARCCAQDSAAIDDSSWLAIDLYIDSLILTEIVYETEAAFAISIHESEMTGINQVADYYLLVANKLVRH from the coding sequence ATGAGCATTTATGCTGGCGTGGATGAACGCGAGTTGAGAGAGAGGATTAAACAGATTATTGCGCGCTGCTGTGCGCAGGATAGCGCTGCAATTGATGATTCCAGCTGGCTGGCCATCGATCTCTATATCGACTCCCTGATTCTGACCGAAATTGTTTACGAAACTGAGGCTGCATTTGCTATTAGCATCCATGAAAGTGAGATGACAGGTATTAATCAGGTTGCAGATTATTATCTTCTGGTGGCAAATAAACTGGTCAGACATTAA
- the sctI gene encoding type III secretion system inner rod subunit SctI: MLPFSTEMITESGALSFNDDINNHSLEELLRQAYTQHVGTEYKEKMAVLESASDPANATDIETIYQYQLKTSEYNLTLSLYSTLTRKAVTAVDTLIRA; encoded by the coding sequence ATGCTGCCATTTTCAACAGAAATGATTACTGAGTCCGGCGCATTATCGTTTAACGATGATATTAATAACCACTCTCTGGAAGAGTTGCTGCGCCAGGCCTATACTCAACATGTTGGTACGGAATATAAAGAGAAGATGGCGGTACTGGAAAGCGCCAGCGATCCGGCAAATGCGACTGATATCGAGACTATTTATCAATATCAGTTAAAAACGTCTGAATATAACTTAACGTTATCGCTATATTCAACCCTGACGCGCAAGGCAGTAACTGCTGTTGATACATTGATACGTGCTTAG